ccACGCACCTTCTCACTCATTTAAAAAGGTTTTAAACCTTTGATATAGTGTTAAACATCACGCCTCTTGTTCCAGAATGCTGCATGTTATCTAAAAGCACACACTGGGTCGGCATATACACCAGCAAAGGCGGTCTAATGAGGGGTCTTCTTAACGGCAGTATAGCGGGATCTCTGTTTTAAAGGGCCTATTATCTCACAAGACAATATTCTGCTGCTCCTCACACATGACAACTTCTGATATTATGTAAAACATAGGATATTCTTGCTCTAGGTAGGCTACAACTCTATACACAATACAATCTGTATCATCCATAGTCCATGTGTACTATATGGTTGACTAATAAGCAGATACATTTCTGCACACTGTACTGTCTGTACTGCAGACAGTTTGGCATGATTATTTtctccccccacacccccaccaccaactTGTTCCCAGGTTTATATAGGGTTTCCTCATACCTTGTTTGCTATGTCTCCTAAGATATCTTCCTGGAGGTTTAGgtatttgtaaaatattttagGAAAATGCTTTTTGTCATGGTGCAAATGAAATAGTCTTATATTTCTGGTGGTTTATCAGTATAGCAATATACTGTTGGATTATTCTCAGTGGAACTTCGAGGTGTTCAAGTGGACATCTTACTATCTGAATGTTTGTACTGGTTTCATACTTAAATAAACTTACGATGTTATGATGCTGTTGAGACCACCTGATGGCCCTCAGTAAGACAAGCCTGCTTTGCTCACGCGTGGTCCGCCTGTACTCCTACACTCATGGTGGCACTGTAGGAATTAATTTGAATTGAGTCAATATAGAACATAAAATAGAAGAAGGCAGTTTGTTCCTGATAGACGACAACAACACAGAGGAAACTATAGACGTGTTTACTGAAAATTCTTAACGATAATGTTGTCCAAGGGCGGGTAATGTTCTGGTAATGGATTTAGAAATATATTCTACTGTTGACACTTCTGTAGTTATTAGACATAAGCGtcagagagtagagagaagtTGTTGTGGTTCGATGTTGGTTGATGATCGGTCCAGAGAGAACGATTGACAATGACGTTAATGTTTTTCCGGTGATAGATATTGTTAATAGAACAAAACAATGAATTCGTTAGATGATATCGTCGAAATAGGTTATGATATAAATTCACTTTTTCGTTAGAGGCGGCTCGATGTAAAGTAAAAGGTGCTCTATGTTGACTTTATAGAATAGTGTACATTCAATCTGAGCTCTCCCATTTGTGAAGTTGTTTTGTCCCATATTCCAGATTGAGGACATGGAGAGGGTGAGTCAAACCCAAGTGTCTCGCCAGCATGGGCTAGATGAATCGTCCAAGGTTGGTGCCATAGTTAGGTTTTTGtatttatcttctgaaagttATTCCCATCAAACATGCTCTCTAATTGCCTGTAGAGTTTTGCATTGTCAGACTGTCCATGTCAGTGGGTGATGGTGTTTGCTTTCCAATATTTCATGCAGCGGTTTTCACCCGGGCGCCTCGTCTACCGCTGGGAAGAGCGGGCCAGTTCGCTGCTCCATGGCCTGAATGAACAGCGCCAGCATGGGCAGCTGTGTGACGTAGTGCTAGTGGCAGATGAGCAGAAGGTGCCCGCTCACCGAGCCTTGCTGGCCGTCTCCAGTCCATACTTCCAGGTATGCTGAAAAACGAATAGTTTTATTGAGGGATGAGGAGGCTGTTTTTAGCGTTGTTATGGTTTTTCAGATTCCAGAATCTGGAGGCACATAGAACTTTCTACCCTCATATTTGTAATCGCTGTTCCCAACTTTTGTCATTGGCTACTATTTTAGTAAGTCAACATATTTGGTATCATCCTAGTTGGTTTTTAACTACACGTCATCCCTCTCACTGCAGGCCATGTTCACGCTGAGCATGCGGGAGGCACATCAGACGGAAGTGGAGCTAGTGGGCACGTCTTACGAAGGCCTGAGGGCGCTGGTGGACTTCCTGTATAGCGGTGAGCTGCTGCTGGACGATGGTAACATCGAGCACGTGCTGGAGACAgcgcacctgctacaggtgtgGCACGCAGTGGACTTCTGCTGCCAGTTCCTGGAGTCACAGGTGAGCACCGACAACTTTCTGTACCTGCAGAAGCTGTCCCTGCTCTACAGCCTGGAGCGCCTGGACGCATTCATCGACCAGTTTGTGCTGGAGCGCTTCAgcttgctctcgctctcctctcactTCCTGTGCCACATGTCGGCATCCAAGATGGCCGCCTACCTGTCGGACGAGCGAGTGCAGCAGCAGAGCGAGCAGGCGCTGCTGAGTGCTGCGCTGCAGTGGCTCGCCCACGTGCCCGATCGGACCGAACATGCCCGGCAGCTGCTTTCCCACGTGCGCTTCCCCCTCATGCCCACGGCCGTGCTGGCTGAGTGGGCCCTGGCGGCGGTGCGCTCTCTGTTGCCCCCGGAGGCCGGCTGCGAGCCCCTGCTGGAGGAGGCGCTGAACTACCAGGCCTGTGTCAGTGGCCAACCTCTGCTCCAGAGCCCACGCTCACAACTCAGGGGGGCCTTGGAGCGCCTCCTGCTGGTCGGGGGCGAGGTTTCGGAGAGGGGCGACGAGCTGAGCGCAGAAGTGTGGCGGTACGAGGAGGGCGGAGAGCGGGGGGGTTGGGAGGTGGAGACACACCTGCCTGCGCGGAGGAGCCATCACTGTGTTGTCGTGCTGGGGGGGTTCCTGTTCACTACTGGGGGGAGCACGGCACGAGACAACGGGGGGGACACTGCCAGTAACCTGCTCTACCGCTATGACCCCCGCTGCAACACCTGGATCCAGGTGGGTCCTGCTTTCAGTTTTGACCCttacctctgtgtgttttattcgtCATACTCCTGATTGGTCAGATGCTGTaggtgtatgtatttgtaatgtGAATGAATACTCTGTTACATGCTGGCACTATGCCAGAACATGTCCCTGTATCTGTATGGGATGTTCCCCCATGAAACTATTTATTTATGCAAGTGGGCATCTTCCTGTGTCTAAGCTTTGACTGGTGCTAAGGCCCAGCACTCTGAGAGGCTGAATAAGACAGTGAGCGCATTCTGTTTCTTCCTTGCTTGATTTCCGTTCTCATACTGTATACCAATCTTGCTCCTGTACCACGCCACTCAAGGGTCTCGAGGACAAACAACCACCTGATTTGTCATTTCGCCAGTTCTCCATACACCAAACTCTACTCCCATAATGCTCACAGTTGTGATCCCATCGTTTATCTGTGAAGGGGGCCTCCATGAGCCAGCGTCGTGTGGACTTCTACCTTGGTGCTGTGGGGGAGTGTCTGATTGCTGTTGGAGGGAGAAATGACGCCGGTGCCCTGTCATCTGTGGAGGTGTACCATCCTGCGGAGGACTACTGGGAGTTTGTGGCTGACCTACCCAGGTGAGAGTTTCACCTGTATCCAGTACTTACAATTGCACGGTACTATATTCATGGTATTGTACCTTTCACTACTGTAGCTGTTTCATTTGATGAAGTATATTGGATGTATACTGTTAAAAATGAAACACCATAGttggatttgatttgatatttgAATATTATTGGATTTCAGGTTGACCTACGGACACGCAGGCTCTGTGCTCAACGGTCTGGTCTACATCTCTGGCGGCCACGACATCCAGATCGGTCCATATCGCCGTAACGTGCTGAGCTACAACCCACAGCCTGGCAGCCGGAGTGACTCGTGGGTGGAGTGCCCACCGATGCTCCTGGCACGCGGCTGGCACTGCATGGCGTCGCTCGGTGACCGCATTTATGCGCTGGGCGGCAGCAATGACCACCAGGACAGCATTGAGCGCTTTGACATCCTGGACGTGGAGACTTTTGAGCCACGCAGCGAGCAGTGGACGCTCTTGGCCCCCCTGCTCAGGGCCAGCAGCGAGGCGGCGGTGGCCGTGTTGGGGGGCTGCATCTACGTGCTGGGGGGCTACAGCTGGGACACACTGGCCTTCTCCCACACCACGCAGGTCTTCCATCCGGACACAGGACACTGGGCAAGGGGGCTGGATCTGCCTAAGCACATCGCCGGGGCAACGGCGTGCGTGTGCCCTGTCATGCCACTGCCCAGCAGCCCCCAGGTGAGATTGAGgcagagcagggggaggggtCTCAGGAAACCCCTCCGACAGGAGCAGGACAGGTGAACGATATACTGAGGGATTCCTCCCCAATCTCATAATCCTGCCATCTGCATCGGTTTGGACTTCAGGTTGTGTTTGCCTTAAAAATAATTCCACAATTAGCAACAGCAGATGGGTTGTTAAATATAGACCTTGGATGGTGTTTTGTAATGCCCTGGGGTTTCTATCAGTGGGTTTATGAGGATGTTTCAGAACATAAATAAAGTATCGATAATCTTTTTTGTCACATTCTCTTAAATGATAGATAAGGATTGTTTTCATTGACTTAAATGTAATTAAGTGTAATCATTTTTGTTTGGTCCCATTAatccagtgtgtgttgatgtgtaaaACCGCTGAGAATGAGAACACATACAACAGTTTGTTTAAGCCTGAGATTCTTTAACAGCAAATTTCAGTAGAATTCACATTCACAGTTTTATAGTCACAATGCATGTAAACAATTCACACATAGGGTAAATCAGTCTGATTTAATACAAATCTGATAGTGGAAAAGGCAAAGCATCCTGCAGATGTCATGGGCAAGTCCTCAGCAGATCTCAGTCAAAAGGATAGAATGGATGAGCCTTCAACCTGGAGGGTGAAAACACAGCTCTTAAAATCCCAGCACTCAGCAGTGAATTTAGTTTCAGTTGTGTTTCTACCTAACTGAAGTAAAATCAGTTCCTTTCATGTTTCTAAGCATGTCTACAGCAAACAACAGCAGAAAAAGAACATCATCACCAAGCTCATTCTCCGCCTTGGCCAGAGACATCCTGTATCAACTAGGCTTAGAGTACACAGGTGTCCATTGGAGCTCTAGATCCTGATAATTaaatgtgtttatgagagagtgtgtgagtgagtgtgtatgtgagagtgtgtgtgtgtgtgagtgagtgtgtgtgtgtctgtgtgtgtgtgtctgtgtttgtgtttgtcttactCATCTGAGACATCGGCCCTCCACCCTCTGTTCAGTCCTCTCAGTGAGCTCATGTCCTCTTCCTCCAGAGAGAAATCAAAGATCTGCACAATTTcaaataataattacaataacAGTAATTACAACTATACTAATAATTCTTCATATATGACTTGCACTAGTGTAGCACGGTCTGACCTTGGTGTTCTCCAGGATGTGGTTGGGCTTCGTGCTCTTCGGGATGACACAGATACCCTGCTGCACGTGGTACCGAAGCAGTACctgagacacagagtgagagagttcaCCTTTACTTCACCTGGATGGCCAAGTTTCTCTGTTTACTAAGTTCTACTGTTAACTGACAGGCAAAGCCCAAAAACTGGACAATGTGGACTGTCTCGACTGAGCAGTTTACTCTGTAATTGACTTCCAGTTCCCCTGATTGCAATGGTTCCGTCACTGTCACTGACTTCCAGTATCCCTGATTCTCATAACTCAGAGTCAGAGACAACTTTAGGATTCTCTGATCTAGAGGGAGATCTagacacccagtagatccctgaggtcttctGGCACAGAACTCTTAACAGTTgaaaaagccaggacaaagagacatggaaaGGCAgtttttagtttctatgctcccagcctctggaatactctgccagaacacctaagaatggctgaaacggtggaaactTTTATACGTGCACTTAAGACATGCCTCTTTAATCTCGCCTCTGTATCACTCTCTGTAATATTTATCGGTTCTCAGAGGTCTGTAGTGggtctgctgtacatgtgtgcatgcccccccccccccccccccccccatttccttctgtgaggcgcattgtgttacctcctggtatgaaatgcgccgtataaataaagtttggtttgatttgatttgatttgaagaaTGAAGAGGGGCTGTGACCTGTGCAGGGGTTCTTCTGTGCTTCTTTGCAATGTCCACAACTACGGGATCCTCCAGCAGCTTTTCAGGGTCAGTGTTTCCACGGTGACTACAGAAGGATGAGGGACAAAGGCGTTTAAAGTCTAGAAACTCAGTGGAGGCCATACAGGGATTCAATTAAACCTCTGTCAGTTGATAACAGATCTACTCTATGTGAATATGTATTTCAAGTTTATTAAAGAGCATTACACCAAATGACAAATCTGTCACAAATTGCCATTAAATCCTTCATCCACAACTGAAATGCTTTGCAAGTGAGCAGATTGAGCAGAGTTTGATACTTCAACACAACCACTGATGTGAGAAGTGGTTGGTTTTTCATACTGTCATGAAGTAAATTATGATCCAAGTCAGCAACCCAAAGGAACCCAGCAAAGCCAATCGATCAGTCACCAATCACAGTGCTATACAGAATATGtattatactatatataatATTGAAGAATATTGTGGGATTGAACACGCTGAACAAATGGGGAAGTAGATGGGACCCTGAAACAAAAGGGCAGTCAGTAATAATGTTCATCTTTGGTGAAGACTCACAGGTTCTGTGGCCTGCCAGGACTTCCGAAGGGGCTGAAGGCGGTGAGGGCGATGCCCTTTGATTGGCAGTACTCAATAAGGTCCGTTTGCACCAGGTACGGGTGGAGCTCCACCTACAGCCAGGGAGGCAAAGCAACAGATGAGTGAGAAGTCACTCAAGGtacagtctgcaattctaatccaatacactttttgtggaATTCAGCAGTCCTAACTGTCCTCTAGTTGTCTGGTCTGTGTATTTGCTCTCAAAATCCTGTGTTCATACACACTCCTGGCTCTGTAGATggcaaacaaagtggctcggaccaagccatacactattccagcaaatcaacacattgcttcaggagcatggaagggatcATTTGtagattggctgttgagctgaatTACCAACATGTTTTTTGCCAGAATGGAGGTTTTCAcctttaactctctctttctgtcattctgtctatCGGTCTTTTTTGAAGGATTGGTCCCTGAGATGTTcagct
Above is a genomic segment from Clupea harengus chromosome 3, Ch_v2.0.2, whole genome shotgun sequence containing:
- the klhl36 gene encoding kelch-like protein 36, which gives rise to MERVSQTQVSRQHGLDESSKRFSPGRLVYRWEERASSLLHGLNEQRQHGQLCDVVLVADEQKVPAHRALLAVSSPYFQAMFTLSMREAHQTEVELVGTSYEGLRALVDFLYSGELLLDDGNIEHVLETAHLLQVWHAVDFCCQFLESQVSTDNFLYLQKLSLLYSLERLDAFIDQFVLERFSLLSLSSHFLCHMSASKMAAYLSDERVQQQSEQALLSAALQWLAHVPDRTEHARQLLSHVRFPLMPTAVLAEWALAAVRSLLPPEAGCEPLLEEALNYQACVSGQPLLQSPRSQLRGALERLLLVGGEVSERGDELSAEVWRYEEGGERGGWEVETHLPARRSHHCVVVLGGFLFTTGGSTARDNGGDTASNLLYRYDPRCNTWIQGASMSQRRVDFYLGAVGECLIAVGGRNDAGALSSVEVYHPAEDYWEFVADLPRLTYGHAGSVLNGLVYISGGHDIQIGPYRRNVLSYNPQPGSRSDSWVECPPMLLARGWHCMASLGDRIYALGGSNDHQDSIERFDILDVETFEPRSEQWTLLAPLLRASSEAAVAVLGGCIYVLGGYSWDTLAFSHTTQVFHPDTGHWARGLDLPKHIAGATACVCPVMPLPSSPQVRLRQSRGRGLRKPLRQEQDR